ATGTTGCCAACCCATACCATATTGCCTTACAAAGTTTAGTTTTTTCTCGAGTTATATCGATACACAGtacctttttattttcttctactaTCCTACTCTTTCTTTAATTCAATATGTCCACGGTATTTTTCTAATGATGTACACGACAGTAGAGTTGATAAAAATCTGATGCTGAGGTATCCATTTTGTTCTGCAACATGGTGGATCTTTTTGATTCCTAATTTATGTATTATTGTACCTAGCTAAGTCTCTCCATACACAATATAGACCTAAAAAGGATTAAGCTGCTTCTAGCACCAAAAATCAGTATTTCAAGACAGTGGAGAGGAGAATGTCCCACTTTTTTTTACAGGAGGTCTGGATCAGGGTTGACtaatcacacactgaccacaAGCTCTTTCCTCCTAAATCTTTAGAAAAAGGTCACAAAATGACCACTTTTAGTTCACTACAGTCTTAAACTGCAAAGTAGTATACTCCTGATTGTTACCAAAGGTATTGGGATAAGGGCATCGCAGGACAACTTGACACTTTTTAAAATGATGTACACGACAGTAGAGTTGTTAAAAATCTGATGCTGAGGTATCCATTTTGTCCTGAAACATGGTGGATCTTGCGATTCCTAATTTATGTATTACTGTACCTAGCCGAGTCTCTCTATACACAATATAGAACTAAAAGGATTGAGCTGCACTGCTGGCATATCATTTCCAATACAAATTAGCTTGATCTCCCAAATGGCAGACTCCATGTTAAAAATAATTTCTCTAAATTTAAAAGGCCTCAACAGCCCACATAAATGGTGCCTCAGGAAATGCATAAATCCAAAGCAGTAATAATCTGCTTTCAAGAGTCCAATTTATGTGCCCACAGACAATGCCATTTCCAATCTAAAAAGTACTTACAAGCTTTTCACACAAGTAAAAAATAGTCTCTATATTCTTCCACGCTGATTGGGTCTTCCAATTACACAAACAATATAAAGATGAATTGGGCAGGGTTCTGATTCTGGCAGGTACACTGAACAGTTAAAACATCACAATTGCCTCTCTGTATGCACAGATCATCTCTCAAGTACCTTTCCTAAGAAAGGCACTGAAAAATATTACCTCAATAAAGTTGAGGCCACACTATAATATCTGGGGCCTTTGTTGTACCCAACATTAGACATTAAGCCGGAAAACAATAAACACACCACCCCTGCATCATTGGCATATAGCCAAGCACTAACCAACTTATTCCATGTCCATGATCTCTCTTGGCGCAGTCTTTACCCAGCTGACAAAGATTATACCTATTACTCCCCAGTACACctgacatactcacatatagactTGTGTGTAGTAGACAAGGCATCTCTATCTAATATAGCAGATGTCtcaatagaaaaataaacatagCAAATGATGTAATTCAAAAGAAagcaaaagtttgggtccccttTAGACCGGATATCTTCCTGTTACACATAGCAACAGAAATCTTAACAACTCCTAATAAAATTGGTATCATTCATCTGCTTCTAGCATCAAAAATCAGTATGTCAAGACAGTGGAGAGGAGCATGTCCCACTTTTTTTTACAGGAGGTCTGGATCAGGGTTGACTCAGTCTACCAATATGAAAAAAATTCCTACAGCCTAAGAGGCAGAGAGGAAGACCACGCTAAACTATGGAAATGTTGGCAAATGTGTACTAACctctaatcacacactgaccacaAGCTCTTACCTCCTAAATCTTTAGAAAAAGGTCACAAAATGACCACTTTTAGTTCACTACAGTCTCAAACTGCAAAGTAGTATACTCCTGATTGTTACCAAAGGTATTGGGATAAGGGCATCGCAGGACAACTTGACACTTTTTAAAATGATGTACACGACAGTAGAGTTGTTAAAAATCTGATGCTGAGGTATCCATTTTGTCCTGAAACATGGTGGATCTTGCGATTCCTAATTTATGTATTACTGTACCTAGCCGAGTCTCTCTATACACAATATAGAACTAAAAGGATTGAGCTGCACTGCTGGCATATCATTTCCAATACAAATTAGCTTGATCTCCCAAATGGCAGACTCCATGTTAAAAATAATTTCTCTAAATTTAAAAGGCCTCAACAGCCCACATAAATGGTGCCTCAGGAAATGCATAAATCCAAAGCAGTAATAATCTGCTTTCAAGAGTCCAATTTATGTGCCCACAGACAATGCCATTTCCAATCTAAAAAGTACTTACAAGCTTTTCACACAAGTAAAAAATAGTCTCTATATTCTTCCACGCTGATTGGGTCTTCCAATTACACAAACAATATAAAGATGAATTGGGCAGGGTTCTGATTCTGGCAGGTACACTGAACAGTTAAAACATCACAATTGCCTCTCTGTATGCACAGATCATCTCTCAAGTACCTTTCCTAAGAAAGGCACTGAAAAATATTACCTCAATAAAGTTGAGGCCACACTATAATATCTGGGGCCTTTGTTGTACCCAACATTAGACATTAAGCCGGAAAACAATAAACACACCACCCCTGCATCATTGGCATATAGCCAAGCACTAACCAACTTATTCCATGTCCATGATCTCTCTTGGCGCAGTCTTTACCCAGCTGACAAAGATTATACCTATTACTCCCCAGTACACctgacatactcacatatagactTGTGTGTAGTAGACAAGGCATCTCTATCTAATATAGCAGATGTCtcaatagaaaaataaacatagCAAATGATGTAATTCAAAAGAAagcaaaagtttgggtccccttTAGACCGGATATCTTCCTGTTACACATAGCAACAGAAATCTTAACAACTCCTAATAAAATTGGTATCATTCATCTGCTTCTAGCATCAAAAATCAGTATGTCAAGACAGTGGAGAGGAGCATGTCCCACTTTTTTTTACAGGAGGTCTGGATCAGGGTTGACTCAGTCTACCAATATGAAAAAAATTCCTACAGCCTAAGAGGCAGAGAGGAAGACCACGCTAAACTATGGAAATGTTGGCAAAGGTGTACTAACctctaatcacacactgaccacaAGCTCTTACCTCCTAAATCTTTAGAAAAAGGTCACAAAATGACCACTTTTAGTTCACTACAGTCTCAAACTGCAAAGTAGTATACTCCTGATTGTTACCAAAGGTATTGGGATAAGGGCATCGCAGGACAACTTGACACTGTCTGCCACACTGGGACTCTTAAATGGGACAcaactctctctctccttctttcttcttttctttgccTACTGATAACCTTCTCCTCACATAATCCCAGTTATATATGCATTTACCATTGTTTATTCTTCGGGCAAGACATCTTGGATTTGATGTTAGCAATCATAAGTGCAGGATTTGTACCGATTCATACATAACTCTATTGTATTTTGTGATAAAACTACCCAAGTCATGACTTAATGTACTGATCACTTTgtttttactgtcagtgtataaGATATAATGAACATTGTACTCCAATACCTACATTTCTCTTATGTATGCCAATGATGCTATATTCAATGATGTTCTGTTTACTGTCtgaatttttttaatacaaagagacatgtgaaaaaaaataatataaaaaaagtagTATACATCTATATCCAACTCACAGTTTAtgtaagtggcactgtgcaaCTAGCAGAGACTAGCCACAGCAATAACCTAATCAGTCTCACACTAGGTTCAATGACAAAGGTTCTTTCTCAATTAAAGTCATTGTAAGCGGTACAAGCAgttacttagaaacatagaaacaaagaatgttCTGACAGATAAGAACtgttcagcccatctagtctgcctcattttttaaatactttcattagtccctggctttttCTTATATGTAGCATAGCCGCATAcgtatcccatgcatgcttaaactgccctactatgttaacctctaccactccagctgggaggctattccatgcatacacTAAACTTTCAGTTAAGTAATTCTtcctgatataatttttaaacctatGCCCCTCTAATGTAAGAGTATGTCCtctagttttcttcttttaaatatactctcttcctttactgtgttgatctctttatgtatttaaatgtttctatcatatccctcctgtcttgtctttcctccaaaccatacatgttaagatcctttaactttaACCTATACTGTTGAGCTTTACCATGCAATACAtggaccagtttagtagcccttctctgaactctctccaaaatatcaatatacttctggagatatggtctccaataTTGCACACgatattccaagtgaggtctcaccggtgCCCTGTACAacggcatgaacacttccctctttctactgctaatacatctccctataTAACCAAGCATTCAGCTAGTATTGCCTGCTGATCTATTACATTGTTTGTCTATCTTTAAGCCATcttaaataattacccctaaatctcagatgttgaggttaggactatatcaaatattatatacttacacccaagatgcattgtcttgcacttatccatattAAAGTTTACCTAAAAAATTTACCATTTGGCTTGTCCCTACTGGAACaacaaccctgttgcaaatctttCAAACAGATATACCTTGCTATCAAGATCTTCtggaatatcactaataaaaatattgaagagaaaaggtccaagtacagatccctgaggtatcccGCTGTTAACAAGACCTTGCTTCAAATatgctccattgactacaaccctatgTTGCCTGTCATTAACTACTGCCAAgcctattcaacaatattggaatctaaactcaaagattgtaggttattgataagccttctacagTGAGGAGAAAAGTATTTGATATCCTGCTGATTGTGAATATTTACCaactgacaaataaatgatcagtctataattttaatagtatgtatgttttaacagtgagagacagaataataaaaaaaaatccaggaaaatgcatgtcaaaaaagttataaaatgatttgcatgtcaatcagTAAAATGAGTATTTGATTCCCTATCAATCGGCAAgctttctggctcccaggtgttttTTATAcaagtaacaagctgagattaggagcattctcttaaagggagtgctcctaatctcagctcgttacacacctgtccacagaagcaatcaatcagattccaaactctacaCCATGTCCAAGACCAATGAGCTGTCCAGGGAGCTAGATAGAATAGAAAGGAGATTGACTTCAGCTCAGTACAAGGGGGTACAGATAGAGGGAGGGGCAagatcagaacagaggaggtatgtaatagtaatacaaattcacataaaatacaagtgactcatgataatattaaatgtatgcttactaatgcaaagaGCCTAActaacaaaatgggggaattaAAGGAAATAGCATACACTGAGCACTATgacataattggcataacagaaacatggtgggatgagacttggcagttaacttaaatgattACACAATATTTAGGAGAGATAGAAAAAcaggaagggtggtggggtatgtttgtatgtcaaccatgagtaaAAGTCAAATGTCAAGTAAGTGGAATGTGATAGGGAAAATGCATTAGCTTTatgaatatcttcaaacaaatattagaaaggtacatttctcagtatgtgcaattgggtaataaatataaaagaaactaattaaaaccaatgtggaaaGTAaatcaaaaaaattcaaaaaggaAAAGGACATTTTAAGCATTCAAATCTGAGAAATCAGAGGCATCATATAAAGGATATAAGGAAGcctataatgcatgcaaaaaggtgATTAGATTCGCTAAACTACAAAATGAAGAAGAGATAGCCAAACAGAGCAAAACCAACTCCAAAATATTTTTAAGTAcatcaataaaaaatgtaaaaataaaatgaaagtgtagTTACACTGAAAACAGCGATGGGGTAAACCATAATGGGGGTGATAGTTAATAAAGACGAGGAAAAggaagacattttaaataactatttctcctcagtatatattaaggaagaaactATGGCTATAGATATGCAAATAATTGCTGGAAGAAACTTGCAGAAAaagtgtgattggatgactcaagacaatgtgctgcagcaactaaagaaagttaacatAAACAAagttccagggcctgacggtattcacccacaaaTACTTAAGAAACGAAGTGTGGAAATAAAAGAattttctgtttttaatctttcaagatgttTTTCTCTCAGGaattgtttcagtgtttgtagatgacaaaaaactctgtaaagtaatacaatgtgagcagggtattactttgctgcagagggatttagatagactgggggacaggGCACTCAAATAGCAGATGAAAACTGTGAAAAATCACCATCCACTAATTCGGTTCTCTCCCTCCCTGCTACTGTATTCGGtggatttattacatttattactaGTTAATTTGTTACTTTCTCTTCGTCACAATCCCTTGTTTGGTAAAATAGCTATTttaccgaacgaggaccaccctgtGTAGCAATTAGAACGTAGAATCCTGTGTTATTGCATGAAACCACAAGCTAATTGAGTgccaatggatggcggccatcttaaactcccgaacggccgtcCAACTCGACTTaggcgtcgagcgcctggaactaatttcatcATGGCTCTTCAGCAATCCCCGTTCCCCCGTGAAAGTCTCGTCTGACCCATTTCCACGAATAATACACGAATGGCATTCGGGagtttcaatctaccgaacgaggggagcaCTCTCATGCAACCAGCTACATTATATCTATGGGGATTTTTCGTGCAATTTTCATCCGCACGGAGATCGGCTCGcaccactgatttcatggaactctgagTCGGCTACAACCtcatggcgagccggtcaaacttccacccggtataactccaaaactaccgaacggattcTCAGGAAATGTGGAattgtttttatattgatatgttaTGTATAAAGTATGTTTCTAATAATTGTGAAAAATGTTAACTTTTCTGGccactagataattgagtttgataAGTGCTCAAacccaattatctagcctggcccagaggaggagttatgtACTGTAAAAATTGTGTGCCCTGTTTCTCAGTAAATCagacttgttccagcattaagccttggctcatgtgtggattattcggtgataccagcgatttattactctgtggattacttggcgattttgttttatgggaagaagggaatgcttgactgAGTaaaggattgtaccgtcacaaaacctaatgtagaaaaatgcaaagttatgcacttcggcattaAGAATGCACAAACAGGTACAATTCTGAGCCGGAGACCGAGACAGTCGCATACCTCGGAGCTCCGTGTATTAACCGGAGAAATTGAGCTAGTAAACGGGGGTACCGAGCCCCAAATTGGACACCCACCTAGGCGGCAGCACCGAGGATCGATATGgacaacataaagaaaaaaacgAGGGCAGACAAAGCCCCTACAAACCGAGACATCGGAGAAATGCTCCGGAGCTCACATAGGGCctcctgggacaaaatggcgctggcTGATGATTTTTCCTCTTACTCCTCCGAGGATTTCACAGCCGACCTGGATATAGGAGCTGTTGCCAGTAAAACTTCAGACCCTACCAAGGCACCACCAAAACCAGGTGACCCAGTAACAGCAGTCCTGCTCCAAAAGATGCTGGGAGAACTGCGCAAAAATATAGCAGCCGACATGGCCTACTATAAAACAGCCATTGACTCAGCAGCCTCCAAAATAACAAAGCTTGAGGCCACTTCCAGCACCCAAGACTCCAGGCTGTCAGTAGTGGAACAACAACTAGCTGAGTTACAACACCAGCAAGCCTCCACGACGAGCAGAATTGATGCCATGGAAGACCAACGCAGGAGATACAATGTGAAGGTCAGAGGGATACCTGATTCGGTGGGGTTAACAGAGGCGCCACACTTCATTAGACGCCTACTGGCGACCATATTACCGCCTAAACAGTCTATACAAATTGATGGACTGTTTAGGCTGCCAAAACCAGCAAGGGCTCCGGCGGCCGCGTCTATGGATCTAATCATGCGATTCCAGTCACTTCAACAAAAAGCACTGATTCTCGCAGCACTCCGGGGGAAAACCCTGCTAATCTTTGAAGGGGCCACGCTGTCTGTCTTCTCAGACCTGACAAGGAATACCCTAACCTGGAGAAAAGGAATGCAACCCTGCCTAAAACATCTGCGGAACAAGGACATACCTTACAAATGGGGAACCCCACGAGCGCTCCTCTTCTCTCATGAAGGGACAGCCCACAGAGTACACAGCGCCCAAGAACTAGAAGCTCTTCTGACCACTTTGGGCATCCTGACAACGCCGATGCTATGAGGCCTGCAGATATCACAGCTGAACCCAGCCACTGTGCAGGAATTTACACCCAGACATGCTAAGAAGATGCAAGGGCCCCGCGCGCCACCATGAGAGACTACCCCTGCGAAGGGGATTGACTTTCCTCCAATGTCTACTGTTACCCTACCTCACAGTTCATCACTCCTAAGTTAGAGCTCATCACACACTACTCCCTCGTAGCGACACCTCACATAATACACCTCACCAGGTACCCAACTTAGTTGCAACACACGGGGCCACTTTTGGTGAGACAACGGCCAGACGCCGAGTTTAAACTACTGATTACGCTGTGTATTCCCCCCGCCCCCATCCCCACCACTGACACACCAGGGTCATTTCACAAGGCAGCCACAGCCAACGGGGATGTCCTCCTCAGTGGAACATGAACCACCACACCGAGTTTAAACTACTGATTATGCtgtgtattccccccccccatccccaccacTGACACACCAGGGTCATTTCACAAGGCAGCCACAGCCAACGGGGATGTCCTCCTCAGTGGAACACGAACCACCACATCACACCAGATAGCCATACTTCTATAGACCACTGAGGGCACTCGAGTTACCTACCTACTTGTACTCAATAattcttttacaaaaaaaactgtTCATGCTGCATATTGTACCTTTTCTTGTGTATTGCCATATGTATGAATCTGACAATTATGCTTCAAACGTTTTGAATGTCGACTCTGACACTTATGCAGCgtgacacaaaaataaagaattaaaaaaaaaaaagaatgcacaaaCAACTTATACCTTTAATAGaaacaaattagggataacaacacacgagaaggacttgggaattgttttaGAAAACAAACTATTCAACAatttgcaatgtcaatcagcagtatctaaagccagtaaggtattggcatgtataaaaaggggcattaattctcttgatgagaatataattttgcctctttataaatcactggtaagactacatcttgaatatgctgtgcaattttgggcacctgttctaaaagagGATAATATGGCACTAGAAAACGTGCAGCGGTGGACTACAAaagtaataaaaggaatggaatattttagctatgaagacaggttaacaaatttaaacctcttttagTTCAGTAAAACAGCCCCTTAGATAGGATATAATACGATTATACcaatatatccagggccaatacaaaccattgtctggaaatataTTATCTAAAACAAATCATTCACAAACAAGTCTACACAgtggacacaaggtcatgcttttagactggaagaaaggagatttagtccaaagcaaatgaaaggtttttttacagtaagaaaagtaaggatgtggaattatatgCCTAAAGAAGTGGTTTTTTTTGAGTCTAcacatatgtttaaacagcaactagatgcatacatgcaaaaacataatattaaaggatattatttttcaattgtatGGTAAGAGCTTTTTGATGCAGGGATAAATCGGACTGACCTTCTTGgagcaagaaggaattttttcctagtttgttaaaAAATGgaagtactttaaccccttaaggaccaagcttctggaataaaagggaatcatgacatgtcacacacgtcatgtgtccttaaggggttaaactgttttttttccttcttttggatcaacagcaaaaacagatgtgagcaagactgaacttgatggacatgtgTCTCTttacagcctatgtaactatgtaactttgatttataaagaggcaacattttatttttatccagAGAATACATTCACACATTTTTATGACGATATATTCTAACTAAGtcagtatttttttaatatataaatgatgATGACAAAAAGTAGTTAGAAAGTTCACACATTTATTAAAATCTTGCACAAAACATTTAATAAACAGTTTTAGTTTGAAGCAAAGGTGCTCTGGATCCAGGAGTTGTAGTTGCAGACCCTGGCGTAGACTCCGGGGTAGTTCCTCAAAGCACAGCCATATCCCCAGGACACAACACCTTGGAGCTGACCATTACAGACCACGGGGCCACCAGAGTCACCCTGAGGGAAGGAGAGAGAATGTTAAAGATATAGCCATGGATTTTGAGATATATTTTACTTCCCCACTGGAAATATTAAATCAAACAGCGAGATTCAGATACATTACCTGGCAGGAATCCTTGCCTCCTTCAACGTAGCCAACACAGATCATGTTAGTGGTGATCTGTCCTGGATAGGCACTGCTACACTGAGCACTTGTCAGTATGGGTGCGTTCAAACACTGCAGGAGACTTGGATAGTtggctgaaataaaataaaatgaaataaaattataatcTTGTTACATGTACACACTCTTTATGAGTTCATTGCAGTATGCTATCTCTATTAGGTACTGGACTAAAATGTTTAGTTAATAAATACTATTATATGATTATTCCTTACCCAGAATGTCCATCAACTTATTAATTCACTCTTTGCCTGTCACACTATATCAACCATTGCTGAAGACAATAAAATGGAAAGACCAGTATTTAATCAAACAACCACTAACTCCTTCCAGCATGTGTAATATTAACTAGTTATATTGTGGAATTAAAGAGAATGCTTAATAATGTGTGCCTTTAACAATATTACATTGCTCTTGTAACAAATCATGTTTTtgcaatgtaaatgtaaaataagaGATGTTTAGTTATAAGCCCTTCGTTTACTCTAAACTAGAGTTTGTCTCTAGTTTAGAGTATGCTATTTTTTCAAAACTTACTTCCACTGCTGAGTGTGTTTCCCCAGCCAGAAATCAGACAGCTGGTTCCAGCAGCAGCACAGCCAGAGGGCAGAGACACAGTCTTCACATAGCTGTTGAGGGTGGCAGCACTAGCAAGTTTGATCAACATGATGTCATTGTCGGTGGTCCTGGAGTTGTAGCTGGGGTGTCTGATGACCTTGGCAGAATTAATGAACTGCTCTGTGCCCTCACTTACATCAATGTTGTGCTCTCCCAGTCTGACCTGAACACTCCTGCATGAGGGAAACATAGGACATTTTTAAGAGAAAGTTAACACATTGGTCGAATTTCATTCATTCTAAATATGAACTTGTTATGCATTTCTACAAAAATGTTCAAtcatttttttctgtaatttCATTCATCTATGTCAACATTAAGTGAAACTTACGCTTTGTAGCAATGGGCAGCAGACACCACCCACAGGCTAGTAACCAGGGTACCTCCACAGAAATGGTAGCCAGAGTTGAGGGATACGATGTATGGGACAGAGTTCTTGGTGCAAGTGTAACCTCCTACAATCTTATCATCATCATCCTCAAATGCAACTGTGGGGAGAAGAGAAAAATATTTTTGCCGATATGATCATGATTTGCTTGCTGTTATATTTTAGTCATCTACCATTAATGCATGTCttattgtaaattatattttttatggtgCAATTCATATGGCTCAATGGAAAACATTTATATGGTTTAATTGAAGGTGTAAACTACATATGCAGTCAAGATGTATTTttcaaaaagtatttattttacatcAATTGCAATATTGGAAGATAGGAAACAgacataatttaaataaaataatcgtAGTATAATTCATATTATTCAAAGGGATccttaatattacattttaaatataactgTGTTCATGGCCATAGTGGagattttttctatgtgtttccttagatgttttttctttttttaatagtattttaagtgtatttttaaatgCTACAAATAAGCTATGATGTCATAGGTAGCTCAAAAACAAATGTATTGCAAAGTTGAAGAAAAATGCTAAAAACTATTTCaccatatgtgtgtttttaattttataagtCTAAAATATTAAGGGTTaagaaattgataaaaaaaaaaaatgttataataacatgaaattaaacatatatttttaaatgagaCAGAAActgctactaataataataatatttcttaCCAGCAGCTCCAAGGAGCACGCAGATCAGTAGAAGTTTCATCCTGGAGGTATACCTGTGGGATGTTTTGGGTGAAATtaagtgtgtatttatatatttttacccaGAGTTACGCCTGCCCCCATAGAATGTTATCATATTATGTAAATACTGCACAATCTGGTTAACGTGTACATTTTATATGATCAA
The DNA window shown above is from Pelobates fuscus isolate aPelFus1 chromosome 10, aPelFus1.pri, whole genome shotgun sequence and carries:
- the LOC134575329 gene encoding trypsin-like isoform X1, with product MKLLLICVLLGAAVAFEDDDDKIVGGYTCTKNSVPYIVSLNSGYHFCGGTLVTSLWVVSAAHCYKASVQVRLGEHNIDVSEGTEQFINSAKVIRHPSYNSRTTDNDIMLIKLASAATLNSYVKTVSLPSGCAAAGTSCLISGWGNTLSSGTNYPSLLQCLNAPILTSAQCSSAYPGQITTNMICVGYVEGGKDSCQGDSGGPVVCNGQLQGVVSWGYGCALRNYPGVYARVCNYNSWIQSTFASN